A genomic window from Bacillota bacterium includes:
- a CDS encoding tRNA 2-thiocytidine biosynthesis TtcA family protein produces MPGNYLPKPYHTKLWRAIMEFGLIDPDDRVLVGLSGGKDSAFMLYALNVLRGYSEVPFDLQAVTVDLGFTEPLDSASMGEYCGQLGVPYHVIKTQIADIIDERSPKESPCAVCSFFRRAAMNRFAAREGFTKVALAHHLDDACETFLMNLLYSGRILALPWKTHLSRTGVTVIRPLLYFSEREVIRGTRLTGFEPVSNPCPHSGHSVRARVRHLLRELSRENKMVRANIISAMREGKPVELWPPARRHRH; encoded by the coding sequence ATGCCTGGCAACTATCTGCCGAAACCCTACCACACCAAGCTCTGGCGAGCCATCATGGAGTTTGGACTGATAGACCCGGACGACAGGGTGCTCGTGGGCCTGTCGGGCGGAAAGGACAGTGCCTTCATGCTCTATGCGCTGAACGTCCTCCGCGGCTACTCCGAGGTTCCTTTCGATCTACAGGCAGTCACAGTCGACCTGGGTTTCACCGAACCCCTGGACTCGGCGAGCATGGGCGAATACTGCGGACAACTCGGCGTGCCGTACCACGTCATCAAGACGCAGATTGCGGATATCATCGATGAGCGCTCACCGAAAGAGAGCCCTTGCGCTGTCTGTTCGTTTTTCCGCCGGGCTGCGATGAACCGGTTTGCTGCGAGAGAAGGATTCACCAAGGTAGCCTTGGCGCACCATCTCGATGACGCCTGCGAGACTTTCCTGATGAACCTTCTGTACTCCGGACGTATCCTCGCGCTTCCCTGGAAGACTCATCTCTCCAGGACTGGGGTTACCGTCATCCGGCCATTGCTCTACTTCTCGGAGCGGGAGGTAATACGAGGCACCAGGCTCACCGGATTCGAGCCCGTATCCAACCCGTGCCCTCACTCAGGTCATTCCGTGCGCGCAAGGGTCAGGCATCTCCTTCGCGAATTGTCCCGAGAGAACAAGATGGTTAGAGCCAATATCATCTCTGCCATGAGGGAAGGGAAACCAGTGGAACTGTGGCCGCCAGCTCGACGTCATAGACATTGA